In the Candidatus Mycosynbacter amalyticus genome, one interval contains:
- a CDS encoding DEAD/DEAH box helicase, with amino-acid sequence MIRGEPKLSAGEVLPGVEYRSYQQDCVNELVRVRDSGERKALVHMATGLGKTVMLALDLDRYFEQYPDARVLFLSHRDEINVQAKKFLEKTLGRHAVEGHTFRSDNDPDIALSNSIVFATLQSMHTPIDGLAHAREIFEPDDFDYVVVDEAHHAEAPTFRRTIKYFEPQFLLGMTATPNRLDGKNIRSIFGHERYTKSLAHGIQEGILAQPHYIATIPEDTVGMVYEEAVKAKNLKPNFALSAESVVEDFLRRSREYVEDPKTLGYCRTIEEAEHYASLIPGARAIHSKLPLLERRMLLDAFRRGELRTVTSVDIMGEGIDVPDIDTIFFARSTSSEATFLQHLGRGLRRAQGKDTVYVFDYVAGYERLKMLGRLLGSLEESMVHDVRRGDLAKRDTDGSIDRLKPEVIMPKASFQFDGHIIDIVELLNQHTEQQERAREEVWSPEHAVKFYAWINSELGYASSRASLKEVDEYVGVDVRRQMLRPFGDSLIRLRRASEGRFFENSPEMVSVAQFCDDYITDQQAFLDAAEQEGIEITSLSWRDGRSARAVKLADAVRLLAFQGHDKPLRRRGAALDSPPKATRRVIVSQYIDLMRSLGRLPTKLDINQVNDSVMPDMARVDEVFGSLAKLRRAAGVQQVAIEEMMTLDDMANFSGHSTGLIQQVAKNHEIESLAAVGPHGLRKGYTPSDGEFILNQLATQVQATQQEKVNEEEGVEVCPDDAYTLDDCAREFDINVNLLCRRLTHLGEAPREYWTDATKSLRALYITNRQFDVYCQHYDE; translated from the coding sequence ATGATTAGAGGTGAACCAAAACTTTCCGCAGGAGAAGTATTACCCGGTGTTGAATATCGAAGTTACCAGCAAGACTGCGTGAATGAGTTGGTGCGAGTTCGCGATAGTGGTGAGCGGAAAGCCCTCGTCCATATGGCAACTGGCCTTGGCAAGACAGTCATGCTTGCATTGGACCTTGATCGCTATTTTGAGCAGTATCCAGATGCGCGGGTGTTGTTTTTGAGCCACCGCGATGAAATAAATGTCCAAGCAAAAAAATTTCTCGAAAAAACACTTGGTCGCCATGCGGTGGAAGGTCACACATTTCGTAGTGACAATGATCCAGATATTGCGCTTTCAAACTCTATCGTTTTTGCGACGCTCCAGTCGATGCATACGCCTATAGACGGACTTGCGCATGCTCGTGAGATATTCGAGCCCGATGACTTCGATTATGTAGTCGTGGATGAAGCGCATCATGCGGAGGCACCAACATTCCGCAGGACTATCAAATATTTTGAGCCACAGTTTTTGCTTGGCATGACTGCAACGCCCAACCGGCTAGATGGAAAAAATATTCGCAGCATTTTTGGACATGAGCGATACACAAAATCACTTGCCCATGGCATTCAAGAAGGTATATTAGCTCAGCCGCACTATATCGCCACCATTCCGGAGGACACGGTAGGCATGGTATACGAAGAAGCGGTAAAAGCAAAAAACTTGAAGCCAAACTTTGCATTGAGCGCAGAGAGCGTTGTTGAGGATTTTTTGAGGCGATCGCGTGAATATGTTGAAGACCCGAAGACACTTGGTTATTGCAGGACGATAGAAGAAGCCGAGCATTACGCAAGTCTTATTCCGGGTGCCCGGGCTATTCATTCCAAGTTACCTCTACTGGAGCGCCGCATGTTACTTGACGCCTTTCGCCGGGGTGAACTGCGAACAGTTACTTCTGTTGATATTATGGGCGAAGGTATTGATGTGCCAGATATTGATACAATTTTCTTTGCGCGATCAACGTCATCGGAAGCGACTTTTTTGCAGCATCTTGGTAGAGGTTTGCGACGTGCACAAGGAAAAGATACGGTGTATGTTTTTGATTACGTGGCTGGCTATGAGCGACTCAAGATGCTTGGCCGCTTGCTCGGCTCACTCGAAGAAAGTATGGTACATGATGTGCGTCGGGGTGATTTGGCGAAGCGGGATACAGACGGGTCAATCGATCGTCTTAAGCCCGAGGTTATTATGCCAAAGGCTTCATTTCAATTCGACGGTCATATTATTGATATTGTCGAGCTACTCAATCAACATACCGAGCAGCAAGAGCGTGCACGTGAGGAGGTATGGAGTCCTGAACACGCGGTAAAGTTTTACGCATGGATCAATAGTGAATTAGGATATGCCTCAAGTCGCGCGAGTCTCAAGGAAGTGGACGAGTATGTTGGTGTCGATGTACGACGGCAGATGCTTCGACCTTTTGGTGATTCGCTCATACGACTTCGCAGAGCGTCCGAAGGGCGATTTTTTGAGAACAGTCCAGAGATGGTGAGCGTGGCACAGTTTTGTGATGACTACATTACAGATCAACAGGCTTTCTTGGATGCAGCAGAGCAAGAAGGTATAGAAATTACGTCTCTCTCGTGGCGTGATGGTCGTAGCGCGCGTGCAGTCAAGCTGGCAGATGCAGTCCGACTACTTGCGTTCCAAGGCCACGACAAGCCACTAAGGAGGCGGGGCGCCGCTTTAGATTCACCCCCCAAAGCCACGCGGCGAGTTATAGTTAGTCAGTATATTGATCTCATGCGTTCGCTTGGCAGACTGCCGACAAAACTGGATATCAACCAAGTCAATGATTCTGTAATGCCGGATATGGCACGTGTGGATGAGGTGTTCGGTTCTCTCGCGAAACTCAGGAGAGCTGCTGGGGTGCAGCAGGTGGCTATAGAGGAGATGATGACGCTTGACGATATGGCGAATTTCTCTGGACATAGCACCGGGTTGATACAGCAGGTCGCGAAAAATCATGAGATAGAATCGCTTGCAGCCGTTGGCCCGCATGGTCTTCGAAAAGGCTATACGCCAAGTGATGGAGAGTTCATCTTGAATCAACTTGCTACGCAGGTGCAAGCTACACAACAGGAAAAAGTGAATGAGGAAGAAGGTGTTGAGGTTTGTCCTGATGATGCATACACCTTAGACGATTGCGCGCGCGAGTTCGATATAAATGTGAACTTGTTATGCCGGCGCCTGACTCATCTGGGAGAGGCTCCAAGAGAATATTGGACGGACGCGACCAAAAGCTTGAGAGCGCTGTA